From the genome of Pecten maximus unplaced genomic scaffold, xPecMax1.1, whole genome shotgun sequence:
AATGACCCCAATACCCCCTAGGGGTCCTTAAACCATAAATGAACAAAAACCCCCCTTGGGTCTATACcccaacaaatgaaaaaaacccccaaaaggGTACAAAAAACCCATACAATGACAAAACCCCCCCAGTGGTTTTCTAtgtcccccccaaaaaaaatacaataccCCCCCTGGACTATACCATACAATGACAATAACCCCCCCAGTGGGGGTTAAAaatttccattaaaaaaaacccctagTTTGGGAAAAATTACCATacaaaagggggggggaaaaacccccaGTGGGGACTATCCAATAAAATACAAACCCCCCTGTGGGGAACTATGTCATAAATAAATACCCTCTAAATTTTGGGACTAAAAACCTCAATGacccaaaaccccccccaatGGACTATACCATAAATGACAAAAACCCCCCAGGGTCAATGCCCctaaaacaaaaaaccccccTATGGGGAAACAagtaaatttttgaaaataccCCCTAGTGGGGGGGAAAAATACCTACAAATGACAATAAACCCCCTAGTGGGGGAAAAATTTTCCTCAATGACAATAAACCCCcccattttaaaaattttctcAATACAATAAACCCCCCCAGTGGTACAATTTCCATACAATTACAATACCCCATTTGGTACTTATACCATATAAATGACAAACCCCCTGTggtactaaaaaaaaaaaaacaaaaaaacaataccCCCCAGTGGGGGTAataaaccatttaaaaaaagaaacaatcCCCCCCAgtggtttttaaaaattatggccccaaaataatgcaatacccCCTAtggggaaatttttaaaaacccatcCATATGACAATACCCCCTATGGTACTATTACCATAAATGACAATACCCCTAGTGGTACAATTCATACATGACAATACCCCTAGTGGTACTAGTACATATAATGACAATACCCCCCTAGTTGGTACTATTACCTACAATGACAATACCCCTAGTGGTACTATACCATACAATGACAATACCCCCTAGTGGTACTATGTCATACAATGACAATACCCCCTAGTGGTACTATACCATACAATGACAATACCCCCTAGTGGTACTATACCATATAATGACAATACCCCCTAGTGGTACTATACCATACAATGACAATACCCCCTAGTGGTACTATACCATATAATGACAATACCCCCTAGTGGTACTATGTCATATAATGACAATACCCCCTAGTGGTACTATACCATACAATGACAATACCCCCTAGTGGTACTATACCATATAATGACAATACCCCTAGTGGTACTATACCATACAATGACAATACCCCCTAGTGGTACTATACCATATAATGACAATACCCTCTAGTGGTACTATACCATATAATGACAATACCCCCTAGTGGTACTATACCATATAATGACAATACCCCCTAGTGGTACTATACCATACAATGACAATACCCCTAGTGGTACTATACCATATAATGACAATACCCCTAGTGGTACTATACCATACAATGACAATACCCCCTAGTGGTACTATACCATATAATGACAATACCCTCTAGTGGTACTATACCATATAATGACAATACCCCCTAGTGGTACTATACCATATAATGACAATACCCCCTAGTGGTACTATACCATACAATGACAATACCCCTAGTGGTACTATACCATATAATGACAATACCCCCTAGTGGTACTATACCATACAATGACAATACCCCCTAGTGGTAGATGTTGGTAGATGTTGCATACAAATTACCTACTACCTGCGTATGGACAAAGACAAAGCTTACGATGAGAGTTAATTTCAGAGTAACCAAGCTGTCATGTTGACCATGGTAAGGCGGGTTTATGGAAGCAATTTTGAGTATATTTTACCGATCGGTTTGGTATTTGGAATTCAGAGGTATCAGTAATGggatttttttcattacaatAATAAAGAAGGATGAATTCTTTACGTTGCCATTTTGTTCAGTTTTCAGAGGTGATCACTTAAGAAGTTGCAAAGTAACGGTACAGTTTAAACCTTTAAGATTCGGTAGATTTATGCCAAGATTGTCATTGTGTAAGCCGCAGGTTATCTACTGGTAAAGATTATCTGCTAGTATTTTTTACGTACAGAGGATATTTGACGATATGCAGGCTAGTCAGTGCAGTGGGTAATACCTCAGAAATCAAggtattttgattatttttagaGTTGACAGAATTAACAACTTACTGTCTTCTTTTTCTTTGCCATCTTTTTGTCAGTTCTAGTTCCAGAAAATTTTCCAAGTCGTAAAGTTTCTGCAATGTAAAAATTGATAAACTTTGGCATCCTAGGCAGAAGTATAGTAATTCAAGTTTGAAATCATTATTGACAAAGAAAATACTTCACACAAAAATATCTGGGGCCGGTCAACTGGTAATGATGATGATAGGGATTTCAACAGTGCTTGTTAAAAGATCAGTTACCGGGTATACATGTGAGAAATGGGCTGGTACAAAAATATAGCATGGTGTTGGCATGACAACAAGGTGATGGTAACTGTGCTTTAGGAATCaattacacacatacaatgtatatatatactccaCATGTAATGAGATCGTTATTACAACACATCTGTTGTAGCGAGATGACAATTCATCCCCAGCAAAACCCCTTCTTTGCCTTTGTATTTTAGCCCTTGAAACAATGAGATCAGCTATAATGAGATATTGTATATTACCAGATGATGTTGTACATAATCCAGtcaattttaccattttataACAAGGAGTCACACAGGTAGATAATCACCCAGGATTGCTTGAAATAACCTAGTGACATGTACTGGTCTGATTTAAACACCTAGCTGTTTCTATTCATAGTTAAACTCTATTGTATAAGAGTAGTCTTGTGTAATGCTAGTGTGCGAGATAGTAGATAAATAGCACTTGCCAATAAGAAAATGTATTAATCATGGCTTCAACAAAGAGAAAGGGGAAGGCTCTCTTGATGGAGACCAAATTAAATATAATCAATGAATTTTAACAGGAATTGATGACGTTTTGTTTACTTGGTTAAAATCTGTTTGTGTTGCGGTAATATGGATATCTGGCTGACATTAAAATCTACGGGTAGACAAAATTAAGCTACAAAAGCACATGCAATGGCATAGATGTATATTTACTACTGTCATTATTAGAatataattcattgaaattattGGCTTccatgtgagtaaatcttgttgacagatatgaccagtcacaaaattaactgactgtgtcaaatgaagccattTAGGCAtagttgtaatgtaatacacTGAGACGCATGGTGACCGACTCCTCTCTCATCAggccccaggccagggcagctacagtagTTAAAACAGGTGGTGGGGGTCTTTTATTTGCAAAATCAGGCCAAGGTTGAAGTTTCTGAGTTTTCTGGGtttttatgagggatgactgctGAGAGCAGgaaatggctgacagaaatTGGAAAAACGAATGAAAACAAACGAGCGACTGCCATTCCAAAATCACCGTTTgttagtcacattagacaggtggtccctatacagagggtcgttacATAGTAAAATCTCACAGGGAATCTGAAAAttggtcattatagacaggtggtcgttaCAGgcggtcgttagagcaggtttgactgtactggACAACAATTGAAGCACAATACAGATTCTGACACATATTGTTGTAAAATCTTGTTTACAATCCTAGAACCCGCTTGACTTGCTATATACTTCATAGAGGCTTGCTTACAAATTAACTATTGAAGTTTAGCTCAGTACAGCACTCATACCTTTCTCATCCATGCGATCCTTATGAGTCTGGAACCAACCCCTTTTAGGGGCTGCCTCCCCTTCTGCATTGAGAAGGTTCTGTGCTTTGTTCATATGATTCTCAGTGGCCCGAAGTTCACGTTCTTCCTTTTCTTGTACTTCTATCTGAGCAACTTCCTTCTCTAGACGTCCTATTCGGTCGCGGTACTTCGTGATTACCTCTGTAACAAAAAATTGTATACGTCTACCATTAGACAGGGACAATATTTACTTAGCATCCTCCCAGATCAATGTATGGTTGATGTGTTACAAGGTTATAACACCATTAAGTCATGTGACcaatattgtgatgtcatactgACTTTGCTGTTCCAAAATTTCACAAACTGACATTAGGAAAGTGAAAtaatgaacaagaggcccatgggccttaacggtcacctgagatttgaaatgtttcagttaatttaatttaccctttttggccccgcccatcagccctcaggggtcagtcagggccaacatatgcatattatcaaactttcatcccatgctgaaaatgttaaccaaattagaatgcattccaatagaaatcaaacaaatcagtcaaaaatgtaatttccctatataaactatagtaaaatttaacccctccccaggggcaaacttatgACCCCAGGATCATTaaattaacaagagatcccagagggatcttggcgcccaccattgaatgatctttataggttccatgtcagattgatcttttctctacttttcccttcctctaagtcttactaatctgtgtaaattcagaaacagccctctagtacttttcaaacaaggggaacctatatataaaatttaggatttagcgataatggctgtctgtcagccatgttgtttttggattggtcccaaaatgcaacaccagggaccaaggggaacgtacatatgaaatttgagaaagatcccttcagtaccttctgtaaaatagcgataacaaacttcaattgtcaaaatccaagatggctgcctgtcggccatgttgttttccgataagtctcaaaatgcaatatgcataactaggcaccgaggggaacctacatatgaaatttcagaaagatcccttcattattttctgagaaaaagcgataacaaacttcaattgtcaaaatccaagatggctgcctgtcggccatgttgttttccgattggtctcaaaatgcaatatgcataactaggcaccaggaggaacctacatatgaaatttcagaaagatctcttcagtactttctcagaaatagcgataacaaacttcaattgtcaaaatccaagatggctgcctgtcggccatgttgttttccgattggtctcaaaatgcaatatgcataactaggcaccgaggggaacctttagatgaaatttgagaaagatcccttcatcagtttctgagaaatagcgataacgaacttcaattgtcaaaatccaagatggctgcctgtcggccatgttgttttccgattagtctcaaaatgcaatatgcataactaggcaccgaggggaacctacatatgaaatttcagaaagatcccttcatcattttctgagaaatagcgataacaaacttcaattgtcaaaatccaagatggctgcctgtcggccatgttgttttccgattggtctcaaaatgcaatatgcataactaggcaccaggaggaacctacatatgaaatttcagaaagatcccttcagtactttctgagaaatagcgataacaaacttcaattgtcaaaatccaagatggctgcctgtcggccatgttgttttccgattggtctcaaaatgcaatatgcataactaggcaccgaggggaacctttagatgaaatttgagaaagatcccttcatcagtttctgagaaatagcgataacgaacttcaattgtcaaaatccaagatggctgcctgtcgcccatgatgttttccgattagtctcaaaatgcaatatgcataactaggcaccgaggggaacctacatatgaaatttcagaaagatcccttcatcattttctgagaaatagcgataacaaacttcaattgtcaaaatccaagatgtctgcctgtcggccatgttgttttccgattggtctcaaaatgcaatatgcataactaggcaccaggaggaacctacatatgaaatttcagaaagatcccttcagtactttctgagaaatagcgataacaaacttcaattgtcaaaatccaagatggctgcctgtcggccatgttgttttccgattggtctcaaaatgcaatatgcataactaggcaccgaggggaacctttagatgaaatttgagaaagatcccttcatcagtttctgagaaatagcgataacgaacttcaattgtcaaaatccaagatggctgcctgtcgcccatgatgttttccgattagtctcaaaatgcaatatgcataactaggcaccgaggggaacctacatatgaaatttcagaaagatcccttcatcattttctgagaaatagcgataacaaacttcaattgtcaaaatccaagatgtctgcctgtcggccatgttgttttccgattggtctcaaaatgcaaaatgcataacaaggcaccaaggggaacctttagatgaaatttgagaaagatcccttcatcagtttctgagaaatagcgataacaaacttcaattgtcaaaatccaagatggctgcctgtcggccatgttgttttccgattagtctcaaaatgcaatatgcataactaggcaccaggaagaacctacatatgaaatttgagaaagatcccttcagtactttctgagaaatagcgataacaaacttcaattgtcaaaatccaagatggctgcctgtcggccatgttgttttccgattggtctcaaaatgcaatatgcataacgaggcaccgaggggagcctacatataaaatttcagaaagatcccttcatcagtttctgagaaatagcgataacaaacttcaattgtcaaaatccaagatggctgcctgtcggccatgttgttttccgatttgtctcaaaatgcaatatgcataactagacaccgaggggaacctacatatgaaatttcagaaagatcccttcagtgctttctaagaaataccgataacaaacttcaattgtcaaaatccaagatggctgcctgtcggccatgttgttttccgataggtctcaaaatgcaatatgcataactaggcaccaaggggaacctacatatgaaatttgagaaagatcccttcatcagtttctgagaaatagcgataacaagaattgtttacggacggacggacggagggacggccggacggacggacggccggacggaccacggacgcagggcgatttgaatagcccaccatctgatgatggtgggctaataaattttagtagagcaccttaagacccttccaactacgaagagtatttgattctaccttatttcagtcttgaaaagaagatttttgaaatttcagccaatttgaccatttttagccccgcccatcagcccctccgggtcaatcagggccaacatgtgcataccatcaaactgtcatcccatgctgacaatgtttaccaaattaaatgaattccaaaagaaataaaccaataaaagtcaaaaatgtgatttccctatataaactatagtaaagtttaccccctccccaggggcaaacttgagacccctgggtcatgaaattcacaattttggtaaagcaccttcagaccctgccatctatgaagtgtatttgattccatattatccgagagtagagaagatgatttttgaaatttcagtcaatttggccctttttagccccgcccatcagcccctgggggtcagtcagggccaacatgtgcatgccatcaaactgtcatcccctgatgataatgttaaccaaattagaatgaattccaaaagaaataaaccaacaagagatcccagagggatcttggcgcccaccattgaatgatcttcataggttccatgtcagattgatcttttctctacttttcccttcttctaagtcttactaatttgtgtaaattcagaaacagccctctatagctagtacttttcaaacaaggggaagctatatataaaatttaagatttagcgataatggctgtctgtcgaccatgttgtttttggattggtcccaatatgcaaaactaggcactgaggggaacctacatatgaaatttgagaaagatcccttcagtactttctcagaaatagcgataacaaacttcaattgtcaatatccaagatggctacctgtcagccatgttgttttctgattggtctcaaaatgcagtatgcataacaaggcactgaggggaacgtatgtatgaaatttgagaaagatcccttcagtaccttctgagaaatagcgataacaaacttcaattgtcaaaatccaagatggctgcctgtcggccaggttgttttccgattggtctcaaaatgcaatatgcataactaggcaacaagaggaacctacgtatgaaatttgagaaagatcccttcagtactttctgagaaatagcgataacaaacttcaattgtcaaaatccaagatggctgcctgtcggccaggttgttttccgattggtctcaaaatgcaatatgcataaataggcaccaaggggaacctacatatgaaatttgagaaagatcccttcagtgctttctgagaaatagcagtgctttctgagaaatagcgataacaaacttcaattgtcaaaatccaagatggctgtctgtcggccatgttgttttccgatttgtctcaaaatgcaatatgcataactaggcaccaagtggaacctaaatatgaaatttgagagagatcccttcagtactttctgagaaatagcgataacaaacttcaattgtcaaagtccaagatggctgcctgtcggccatgttgttttctgattggtctcaaaatgcaatatgcataactaggcaccaagaggaacctacatatgaaatttgagaaagatcccttcagtactttctgagaaatagcgataacaaacttcaattgtcaaaatccaagatggctgcctgtcggccatgttgttttccgattggtctcaaaatgcagtatgcataacgaggcaccaaggggaacctacatatgaaatttgagaaagatcccttcagtactttctgaggattcgcgataacaaacttcaattgtcaaaatccaagatggctgcctgtcggccatgttgttttccgatttgtctcaaaatgcaatatgcataactaggcaacaaggggaacctacatatgaaatttgagaaagatcccttcagtactttctgagaaatagcgataacaaacttcaattgtcaaaatccaagatggctgcctgtcggccatgttgttttccgattggtctcaaaatgcaatatgcataactaggcaccaaggggaacctacatataaaaatttgagaaagatcccttcagtactttctgaggattcgcgataacaagaattgtttacggacggacggagggagggacggacggacgacggaccacggacgcagggcgatttgaatagcccaccatctgatgatggtgggctaataaaagtcaaaaatgtgatttccctatataaactatagtaaagtttaccccctccccaggggcaaacgtgagacccctgggtcatgaaatttacaattttggtaaagcaccttaagaccctccaatctatgaagagtgtttgattccaccatatctgggagtagagaagaagatttttgaagttttagtcaatttgaccctttttagccccgcccctcaggcccctgggggttggggaccatataatttacaattttggttgacctttagccatagaagcttcctgccaaatttcattgagtttggtttaggggttttggagaagaagtcgaaaatgtaaattgtttacggacggacgacggacgacagacgacgcacgacgacggacaaaaggggattagaataggtcacttgagactttgtctcaggtgacctaaaaacaaaagcaaactaCTAAAATGTCACTATATCATGTTTCAGCAGTTGATGTTATAGTAGTATATATGCAGCATATATCATTGCTGGGCTTGTTTATCAGCAGCAGCAGTAGTTTCTGTTTTAGGACCACAACACCATTTACTAAACCAACCGTTGATTAAATACATAATGAGATATATTATCAATCATGATAGTTTTATTCCTATTTCATCTTTATTTCGTTTGCTTTTAATAAGACATCAATCAATTGTGGCAAAAAATCAGCAGAAAACTGAGTAACTATACAAAAGAAAGCACTGCCTAATGAGGACAATTTTATAagtgtttttaattttctgataattcaaatGTATGCACCCAATTAAAACAGAATTATCCTCGAAATCTTTACTTTGTTACCCTAAATTAATAAGCCCAGTCACGTTCACTGCTGTCCTATATAATGCGAGTACCTTGTGGAACTATCCGGGTTTTGAGTGGTGCTTTGGCCTGCTTAACGATTTCTTTGAGCACCTTTCGTTCCTGTTCACCAACCAAGGTCACAGATCTGTCCAGAAAATGAATGATAACAACATTTGAACACTTCGATAATAGAAATGAATCTAAATATTTGTCTGACACTATCATCAgtctttatatctatattagGGGAGTGATTGTCTGTAAGGGTGTGTGTGGAGGTGGGATATTTCACAGAGTTCATTATAACCTCCCAAttctaaaaaaaactttatgtTATTGTTGTCTGTAATGCAAATTGAGCAAATGAATCTCTGGTAAAGTTGGACCATGTTTTACATGTAGATTATATTTTATTGCTATACATTACACTCTTCTGTTGTACCTATAATGTGTAAACTAACTAGGAGATACATTTGTAACCTTGGAGGTCTGTAATAATACAGTAAATGTTAAACATTCTATACTTTTATGATAAATATCCTGTAGCCATACCTTCCTTTACGTCCTGCACGTGCCGTTCTTCCCACTCTGTGTACATAATGCTTTGTCGTGTTTGGCATGGTAAAATTTATCACCTAatcaaaaacaagaaataatatGACGACAATTTCTCCAATTAAAT
Proteins encoded in this window:
- the LOC117318347 gene encoding probable ATP-dependent RNA helicase DDX27; the encoded protein is MPNTTKHYVHRVGRTARAGRKGRSVTLVGEQERKVLKEIVKQAKAPLKTRIVPQEVITKYRDRIGRLEKEVAQIEVQEKEERELRATENHMNKAQNLLNAEGEAAPKRGWFQTHKDRMDEKETLRLGKFSGTRTDKKMAKKKKTVSC